One part of the Arthrobacter sp. EM1 genome encodes these proteins:
- a CDS encoding DUF3093 domain-containing protein — MPESSAATPAPISTPSDATVVYNEKLWPNAWIWLVAAGLSGAGILVFAPISMFAGITAAVVLFTIISVLLVLSTPSITVTAATLRVGRATIERGFVGSASAFQGKEATAERGTRLNGLAFLCIRGWIDPVVRVEITDPSDRTPYWLASTRHPDQLLAALAS, encoded by the coding sequence ATGCCCGAATCCAGCGCAGCCACGCCTGCCCCCATAAGCACCCCCAGCGACGCCACAGTTGTGTACAACGAGAAACTCTGGCCGAACGCTTGGATCTGGCTGGTGGCCGCGGGACTGTCGGGCGCCGGGATTCTGGTATTCGCCCCGATCAGCATGTTCGCAGGGATCACCGCTGCGGTGGTCCTCTTTACCATCATCTCGGTGTTGCTGGTCCTGTCGACCCCTTCCATTACGGTCACGGCCGCCACCTTGCGCGTCGGCCGGGCCACGATCGAGCGCGGCTTTGTTGGCAGCGCATCCGCGTTCCAGGGCAAGGAAGCGACGGCAGAACGCGGCACCCGCCTAAACGGCCTGGCGTTCCTGTGCATCCGTGGATGGATCGATCCAGTGGTCCGGGTCGAGATCACCGACCCCTCCGACCGGACCCCGTACTGGCTGGCCTCCACGCGGCACCCGGACCAACTCCTCGCCGCCCTGGCCTCCTAG
- the dut gene encoding dUTP diphosphatase, with the protein MPETQPAPEYGTTTLTVQLKMLDDGLEPPSYAHPGDAGADLRTREDVVLEPGERKLVPTGVAIALPDGFVALIHPRSGLATKHGLTVVNAPGTVDAGYRGEIAVTLLNTDRHQAIELSRGDRIAQMVIQRVEYARFLPVQELSGSVRGGAGFGSTGGFGAPV; encoded by the coding sequence TTGCCGGAAACGCAGCCTGCGCCCGAATACGGAACCACCACCCTTACGGTCCAGCTGAAGATGCTCGACGACGGATTGGAACCGCCGTCGTATGCGCACCCCGGCGACGCCGGTGCGGATCTGCGGACCCGCGAGGACGTAGTGCTGGAACCGGGGGAGCGCAAACTGGTCCCTACCGGGGTTGCCATTGCCCTCCCCGACGGCTTTGTTGCCTTGATCCACCCGCGGTCCGGGCTGGCGACCAAACACGGGCTGACAGTAGTTAACGCCCCAGGAACCGTCGACGCCGGCTACCGCGGAGAAATCGCGGTGACGCTGCTCAATACCGACCGGCACCAGGCGATCGAACTCTCGCGCGGCGATAGAATTGCACAAATGGTAATTCAACGAGTGGAGTACGCCCGCTTCCTGCCGGTCCAGGAACTTAGTGGCTCGGTCCGCGGCGGCGCAGGCTTCGGGTCTACCGGAGGTTTTGGCGCGCCGGTCTAA
- the sepH gene encoding septation protein SepH gives MQDLRLVGVHDDGEHLLLSGTGGEMFQLPIDEALRVAASRTAAKAASGAAPIAMSPRDIQARIRSGSTAAEVAELSGIPLAKVQRYEGPVLAEREHVAAQAQKVEVAAPAPGHDVYRSVFGDQPALLGDMVAHRLSAHGIDASTVEWDSWRRPDGSWNVVARFEAKAGGPAGIGEEPPAMWTFSPARKSLQNANRWAQQLSELEPLDGPVPARRLAAVSDRPFDFETDADAAARTATAQLQVVQQLQLQQEQESDGLLDMLRSRRGQRLGVDEDADDALATLLTNGVPAAHPRPSEVPAEVSAEPEPAGTGGNTPEPEDTEQPVPAANPWERRRDGRPSIMSRLTLAPRHQDAPDDALRLHDGVSTETREITIAASQLRPVGKQGPVSSPGLDELLGGGTSRRQQREPAAAARDDRDAEQPERQPAKPKRSSIPSWDDIVFGARGD, from the coding sequence ATGCAGGATCTACGGCTTGTAGGCGTCCACGACGACGGGGAGCATCTCCTGTTGAGCGGCACCGGCGGCGAGATGTTCCAGCTGCCGATCGATGAGGCGCTTCGTGTGGCGGCCAGCAGGACCGCGGCTAAGGCCGCCTCCGGCGCTGCGCCCATTGCCATGTCTCCGCGCGATATCCAGGCGCGGATCCGCAGCGGCTCGACGGCGGCCGAGGTGGCTGAGCTCTCCGGCATTCCGCTCGCGAAAGTGCAGCGCTACGAGGGCCCGGTCCTGGCCGAGCGCGAGCACGTGGCTGCGCAGGCCCAAAAGGTGGAAGTCGCTGCCCCGGCCCCAGGCCATGACGTGTACCGCTCCGTGTTTGGCGACCAGCCGGCACTGCTTGGCGACATGGTGGCCCACCGGCTTAGCGCGCACGGCATCGATGCCTCCACTGTGGAGTGGGACTCATGGCGGCGCCCCGACGGCAGCTGGAACGTGGTGGCCCGGTTTGAGGCGAAGGCCGGCGGACCCGCTGGCATCGGCGAGGAACCCCCTGCCATGTGGACCTTCAGCCCGGCCCGGAAGTCCCTGCAGAACGCGAACCGCTGGGCGCAGCAGCTCAGTGAACTTGAGCCCCTCGACGGTCCGGTCCCGGCCCGTCGGCTCGCTGCCGTCTCCGACCGGCCCTTCGATTTTGAAACCGACGCCGATGCCGCCGCGCGGACCGCCACCGCACAGCTCCAGGTCGTCCAGCAGCTCCAATTGCAGCAGGAGCAAGAGTCCGACGGACTGCTTGACATGCTGCGCTCCCGCCGCGGCCAGCGCCTCGGTGTGGACGAGGACGCCGACGACGCCCTGGCCACGCTGCTGACGAACGGGGTCCCCGCCGCCCACCCGCGGCCCTCCGAAGTCCCTGCCGAGGTCTCCGCCGAACCGGAACCCGCCGGGACCGGGGGCAACACTCCGGAACCGGAAGACACCGAACAGCCGGTTCCTGCCGCGAATCCCTGGGAACGACGCCGCGACGGCCGGCCCTCGATCATGTCCAGGCTCACCTTGGCGCCCCGGCACCAGGACGCACCGGATGACGCCCTGCGGCTGCACGACGGCGTCAGCACCGAAACGCGCGAGATCACGATCGCGGCGTCACAGCTGCGTCCGGTCGGCAAGCAGGGGCCCGTTTCCAGCCCGGGGCTCGATGAGCTCCTCGGCGGCGGAACGTCCCGGCGCCAGCAACGGGAACCCGCAGCGGCGGCC
- a CDS encoding DUF3710 domain-containing protein, which translates to MVFGRGKKAKQEQATEPGESPRAVAEASADDSTGTAAAAPLRGGTGPFDVSEIEDQDGYVDLGALLIAPAEGLQLRLEVEEATQRVVAVTMDLNGSSLQLQAFAAPRSEGLWEEIREQIGQSVGSQGGQVEEVQGGFGAELLAKLPAGGADGSHGYRVARFIGVDGPRWFLRGVFGGEAAVDRDAAAGLEELFRQLVVVRGESPMPPRDLLQLHLPKENAVPAPQSAPDIERPERGPETTQIG; encoded by the coding sequence ATGGTTTTTGGGCGTGGCAAGAAAGCCAAGCAGGAACAGGCGACGGAACCCGGGGAGTCCCCGAGGGCAGTTGCTGAAGCGTCCGCCGATGACTCGACCGGGACTGCAGCCGCCGCACCGCTTCGCGGCGGCACGGGTCCCTTCGACGTCTCGGAGATCGAGGACCAGGACGGCTACGTGGACCTCGGCGCCCTCCTGATTGCACCGGCGGAAGGCCTGCAACTCCGGCTTGAGGTCGAAGAGGCCACGCAGCGCGTTGTCGCCGTCACCATGGACCTGAACGGCTCAAGCCTTCAGCTCCAGGCGTTCGCCGCTCCGCGTTCCGAAGGCCTGTGGGAGGAAATCCGTGAGCAGATCGGTCAGTCCGTCGGCAGCCAGGGTGGCCAGGTCGAGGAGGTCCAGGGCGGCTTCGGCGCCGAACTCCTCGCCAAGCTTCCCGCTGGTGGTGCCGACGGCAGCCACGGCTACCGGGTGGCCCGCTTTATCGGCGTCGACGGCCCGCGCTGGTTCCTCCGCGGCGTGTTCGGCGGGGAGGCTGCTGTAGACCGCGACGCGGCCGCCGGACTCGAGGAACTGTTCCGGCAGCTCGTGGTGGTGCGCGGCGAGAGCCCGATGCCCCCGCGTGACCTCCTGCAGCTGCACTTGCCCAAGGAGAACGCCGTGCCCGCTCCACAGTCCGCCCCGGACATCGAGCGCCCCGAACGCGGACCGGAGACCACCCAGATTGGCTGA